Genomic DNA from Thermotoga petrophila RKU-1:
ACCATTTTCCGCCGAATCGTGGTCTGGCTGATTTGGATAGAAGTCTCCTACCCACTGATTTCCGCCACCCGTTCCACCGCTGATGGCGAAGACAGCTTTCACCTGGTTAACTTGTTCGGAGATTGGGATCTTGAGTTCTGCTATTGTAGATCCAGTTCCAAACTGGGCGGTCACTTGGTCGGTGATATCTGTGAGGCTTCCATCCTGAGACACTCTCCAGACTTTGTATTCGTTGCTCTGATTCACTTCAACGATGAGATCTATGTCGCCGTTGGGGTTTGTGAAGTTTCTGTTTCCATCGTTCAAACCCGTGTAGGAGACTGTCTGAGCTCCGGTCACACCGACAAGATCGATCAAAACAAGAAAGACATTAACGTTTCCATCGCCTCCTATCACATATTCACCGGCGATGTAGATGTTTGCACCATCGAAGAGCAAACCTGCCTTCAAAAGCTCGTTGTCAGCTCCCCATTTGGAATCATCTGCTGCGTCTTCCTTGATCTTGCTTCCCCAGTCGCTGAGAGAACCATCGGTGGTGACCATATCTTTGACGACAGGTGGTGTTCTCAGACATCCGTAAAGAACAAGAGATAAGACCGCCAAAACCAGGAAGAGTTTTTTCATTTTCGCACCTCCTCACTTTTTGAAAATGTACGCTTTCATGGGATCCACAGTGAAGGATTCACCCGCTGAAAAAGACACGTTTGACTCGTTCCAGATGAAGTTTTCAAAATCTACCTCGAGAATCATCGTCATGTTTTCTTCAAAAGTGAAGCTGTTTTGCCAGACTGGATCCGGATTCAAGACCACCAACAGCTTTTCGTTGGAGGATTCTCTGTAGAACGCTATGAGGTTTTTCCAGTCCCTGAAGATCGTTTGATCTCCATTCAAAATGGCGTCGTGATCTTTTCTGAAGTTGAGAATGAATCTGATGAAATTCAAAAGACTCTTCGGATCGTTTTCCTGTTCTTCGACGGAGAAGCCATCGTAAGGATCGTCATAGATACATCCGTCAACATCAGCGTTTCCAAAGGTTATCCCCGCGTTTTTGTAGACTTCCTTTGTCCAGAAGGTTTGACCTTCTCCTGTACCGCTTGCGTACCACTGCATCGGCTCTCTCACCGGCTCGTCATATACAGGACCGTGCCACTTGAAACCTCTCGTTCCAATTTCACCGCCGTAGTAGATAACAGGAGATCCTTTCAGTGTGAATATCAGAAAATACCAGAGAGCAGCACGTTTTTTGATGAACTCGTAGTCGGACTCGGAGAACTTTTTGTAATGTTCTTGAAGATGGGAGAAGAACCTGTGGAGATCGTGATTCTCAAGAAACAGGAAAGACTCCTCAACCCAGTTGTTTTCTATCATTCCATCCTGCCCTTCTGGGTAGTTCCTTATACTGTACATGAGGGCGAAATTGAAAACGGGAATTGGATATAGAGAAAGATCGTACGTGTTTCCGCTGAACACCTCTCCCACAAGTATGGCATCGGGCTTTTTGGAAAGCACATAATCTCTGAACCATTCAAAATATTCGGCCGACTCCTGTATCCCATCGTCCCAGGACCAGCCATATATGTGCTTTGCAGCATCTATTCTGAATCCATCAACACCTTTGGAAATCCAGAAATCCACGATTTTCTTTACTTCTTCTCTCACTTTCTGACTGTCGTGGTTCAGATCCGGCATGTTATAGCCAAAAAGTCCGAAATACCAGACTTTTTGACCCTTTGAGTTGATCTTCCAGTGCCAGTGATCCTGACCAGAATGATCTTCAAGACTCATTATGTAGTAGTCCCAGTACGGAGAGCTGGTCGTGTTTTCCACGGCGTCTTTGAACCAGGGATGCTCATCGGATGTGTGGTTGATCACGAGATCCATTATTACCTTTATTCCGTTCTCATGGAGCACCTGGATCATGTTTTCGAGATCTTCCATGGTGCCGTAGTCTTTCTCGACGTTGTAGTAGTCTGTTATGTCGTATCCATGGTATGAAACAGCCTCGTTGAAGGGCATAAACCACACAGCGTCAATGCCGAGTTTCCTCAGATAGTCAACTTTCTGAGAAACACCGTTTATGTCTCCCACACCATCTCCGTCGCTGTCGTAAAAGGAGCGAATGAAAATTTCGTAGACGACGGGGTATTTTACTTCATTAATAGAAAGGTTGGAGGCTGAATCACCTGTGTTTGTGCTGTTTGAATGTGGATTACTTGAAACGAGGGATTGACTCATAGACGTTTGAAAGCAGGAGGTGAGGAAGAGTAAAAATACCAGAGCAAGCAGTAAAAAAGTCTTCTTCACAACCTCCACTCCTCTTTTCGAAACATTCCACAATCAATAAATTAACACAAATCCGTCTGTTTATATTAACACCCAATTCACAACGTGTCAATAGGGTTAACGGAATTTCGATATTTCTGAATGAAACGGTTGATGAATAATTTAAAAACACCGATTCGAATCCAGATTGACATCACGAAAATTCGGTGTTAAAATCCTTAGTGAAACATTTTGTGAATTTTCTGACAGTAAACTCTTTGTAATCCAAAGGAGGTGTCTATGGTGAAGAGACTGCTCGTTTTAATGCTTGTTGTGGTTTCTGCCCTTGTGTTAGCACAAACAAAGCTCACCATCTGGTGTTCCGAAAAGCAGGTTGACATCCTCCAGAAACTCGGGGAAGAATTCAAGGCAAAGTACGGAATCCCTGTTGAAGTTCAGTACGTTGATTTTGGAAGCATCAAATCCAAATTCCTGACGGCGGCTCCACAGGGACAGGGTGCAGACATCATTGTTGGAGCGCACGACTGGGTAGGAGAACTCGCCGTCAACGGTTTGATCGAACCCATTCCCAACTTCTCTGATCTGAAGAATTTCTATGACACGGCTCTCAAAGCTTTCTCTTACGGTGGAAAACTCTACGGAGTCCCGTACGCCATGGAAGCGGTTGC
This window encodes:
- a CDS encoding alpha-amylase family glycosyl hydrolase, whose amino-acid sequence is MKKTFLLLALVFLLFLTSCFQTSMSQSLVSSNPHSNSTNTGDSASNLSINEVKYPVVYEIFIRSFYDSDGDGVGDINGVSQKVDYLRKLGIDAVWFMPFNEAVSYHGYDITDYYNVEKDYGTMEDLENMIQVLHENGIKVIMDLVINHTSDEHPWFKDAVENTTSSPYWDYYIMSLEDHSGQDHWHWKINSKGQKVWYFGLFGYNMPDLNHDSQKVREEVKKIVDFWISKGVDGFRIDAAKHIYGWSWDDGIQESAEYFEWFRDYVLSKKPDAILVGEVFSGNTYDLSLYPIPVFNFALMYSIRNYPEGQDGMIENNWVEESFLFLENHDLHRFFSHLQEHYKKFSESDYEFIKKRAALWYFLIFTLKGSPVIYYGGEIGTRGFKWHGPVYDEPVREPMQWYASGTGEGQTFWTKEVYKNAGITFGNADVDGCIYDDPYDGFSVEEQENDPKSLLNFIRFILNFRKDHDAILNGDQTIFRDWKNLIAFYRESSNEKLLVVLNPDPVWQNSFTFEENMTMILEVDFENFIWNESNVSFSAGESFTVDPMKAYIFKK